In Runella sp. SP2, the genomic window TGGGCAGATGCTTGTCCCATTCCGTAGGCACTTAAAAGCCCTGCATCGTAGGGAAGAATAACGGTTGAAATACCGAGAATTTCGGCCAATTGGCAACCGTGTAACCCACCTGCTCCTCCAAAGGTAAGGAGGGGATATTCTTTGGGTGAAAAACCTTTGGCTACCGAAATTCGACGGATGGCCTCGGCCATTTTTTCGTTGGCAATTTGTTCAAATCCCCGCAGCAATTCTTCTTCCGAAATCGCTTGTTGGGTTTTTGTAAAAATCTGATGCTGAATGGTTTGAAGAGCTTCTTTGGCTTTGTCAACCCGAACGGGAATCCCAAAACGAGAGGTGTCGAGTTTGCCTAAAAGCAAGTTGACGTCCGTGATGGTTAAAGGACCTCCTGCACCGTAACAAGCAGGCCCAGGATAAGCACCTGCGCTTTCGGGGCCGACGCGTAGTTGATGCCCATCGAATCCGCAAATGGAACCACCACCAGCCGCCACGGTTTCGATAGCGAGGGTGGGATTGTGGAGTTCGATACCTTCGATTTTGGTGATAAATTCTAAATCCAATTTTCCGTCAAAACGAGCGGTATCGGTACTGGTGCCACCCATGTCAAAGGTCAAACAGCGCTCAAAACCAAGGCGTTTGGCGATTGCCGCCGCGCCTACCATTCCGCCCGCTGGACCGCTTAGGAGGCTGTCTTTGGCCTGAAAACTTTCGGCACTTACCAAGCCTCCCGCACTGGTCATTACCTTGACCGAATGATTGGAATGGACACTATTTTCTTGATGAAAAGAGGCGGTGATGTTGTTTAAATAATCCGAAAGAATCGGTTGTAGGTAAGCGTTGACGAGGGCTGTTTGGGTACGTTTAAGGTAATTAATCCCCGCGTATAAATCGGTCGAAGTGCTTACATAGCGGTGGCCTTGTGCAAAAAAATGACGTTGGACAGCTTGTTCGTGTGCTGGGTTTCGATAACTGTTGAGGAAAGAAATAGCGATGGATTCACCAGCGTTTTTATTTGAAACAGGCAGTGTCAGTGCTTCTATTTCAGTTCCTGAAGCATCGAGTCGTTCGTTAACTTCAACTACTTGATGGTACAAAAGCGTTGGGTCTGGAATGGCAATTTGGAACAAATTGGGACGTTGTTGCGTCCCGATTCGCAGTAAATCTTTGAACCCTTTGGTCACAAAAAGGGTGACTTTCGCACCTTTTCTCTCCAAAAGCGCATTGGTGCCTTTGGTCGTACCAAGCCGCATCGACAAGGGTGGAAAAGCGGCATCGAGCGGCGTTTGCGTCACAATCCTTGTCGCCAATACAGGTGCTTCTTCGTGGGTTGTAATTTCAAAATCGACGGCCTCTCCCTCCCAAACGAGGTCATTGGAAAGCGTTATTATATTGCCTTCAACCGCCGTTATGTGGAGAAAGTCGATTTGGCCAACGATTCGGAAGGAAAAACCAATAATTAATTCAGGGGAAAATGCCCAAGACGAGGAAATTTGGACTTGATGAGAGGCTACTTTTTGTTCAATTCTACCTCGTAAAAAGCTGCTACTAAGTACTTTGGTTCGGAGAAGGTCTTGAGAAGGAGTAAGCGCAAGGCAGTCGGTAAAAGTACCGCCTGTATCAATCCAAATGTGCCACATAATGAGGGGGGTATTTAAAATAACTTCCCGAAAGTAGGCTCACTTTCGGGAAGTTTAAAGTATGATTTTTACAAAAAATTACTTTCTTTTTCGATGTACTTGCCCTTGTGTGAGCCAAAGAAATAACGCAGCGACACTTACCAAATAAATCACGTTGCGGGAGTCAACCAAGCCACGCCCCAAATCAGCGTATTGTTGGTCGAGCGAAATCCACGAAATGGGATACGACAAAGAACCCCAAAAATCAAGTTTGGCCACGGCACCTATGCCCGCAAAAAGTAAAAAACTGACAAAAACACCAAGTACAAAAGCAACGATTTGGTTGTCGCTCAACGATGAAGTCCATAAACCAACGGCGACGAAAACCGCGCCCAACAGCAACAACCCAATGTAAGAACCAAATACTGCCCCAGCGTCAATATTGCCTACAGGATTGCCCAGTTGATACACCGTGAAATAATACAAAAGGGTAGGAGCAAGGGTGAGAATGATTAATACCCAATCCGCTAAAAACTTGCCAAGTACTAAGTTCCAGTCGCTCAGGGGCTTAGTGAGTAATAATTCAATCGTCCCGTTGCGAAATTCTTCGGCCAACGACCGCATCGTAACGGCAGGGACAAGAAAAAGTAACACAAAGGGGGTGAGGCTGAAAAAAGAACTCAAATCGGCATAACCGTAGTTCAGAATATTAGTATCAGGAAACACCCACATCAACAACCCTACGGCAGTTAAAAATACTGCCATGACGATATAGGCCGTAAGCGAGCTAAAGAAGGCGTTGATTTCTTTCTGGAAAATGGCAAACATTTTTAACTAATTACGAATTTGGAATGAAGAATTACGAATCGAGGTCTTTTTATTCAAAATCAAAGGGTTTATCTTTTTTCATAATTGCTGAAACAATCAATGAAATGATAAATCCTATAAGAATGGCCATAAAAATACCAAGCGCGAAAGTAATGCCAGGCGTTGAAAATTTGGCACTCATTTCTATCGCAGCGTCGATTTGGGCATCATCCATACCACGGTTTTCTAGGTCTTCTCTGGTTTTATCCAGAATTTGTTGGCGTAAAGTAGGATCCACAAATTCGTTGTAAATATAGTTGTAAACACCTGCCAAGAAACCACCAATACCCGACAGTAACGTGCCGATGCCAAGACCTTGGCCATAAGACATAAAACCACCATTTTGGGCGCGAAACTCTTTCATGCCCATGACCATCGCAAGAATTGGGATGATAATTCCCATCCAAGCAAGGCCAGGGTTGGTTACTTGTCCAGTTACATAAATAAGGGTACTAAAAATCATTGAACCAATTCCTGAAATGGCACCCCATTTTAAGGCGGCGCGGGCTGTAGTAGGTTGTTGTTCCATAAAGTAGCTTAGTTTAGTGATAATTAATCTTGAAGTTTGCGTTTCAATTCAAAGCTTTGTCCTAAATACAAACGACGCACTTGTGGGTCGGCGGCAAGTTCTTCGGGAGTTCCCTGTTTTAAGATTTTACCTTCAAACAACAAATACGCACGGTCGGTGATGGAGAGGGTTTCGGATACGTTGTGGTCGGTGATAAGAATACCGATATTTTTGAATTTTAATTTTGAGACAATGGTCTGAATGTCTTCGACGGCAATGGGGTCAACGCCAGCGAATGGTTCATCGAGCAAAATAAACTTAGGGTCAACGGCCAGACAACGCGCAATTTCCGTCCGCCGCCGTTCACCACCCGACAGTACCATCCCTTTGTTTTTGCGGACGTGCGTAAGGCTAAACTCCTCTAATAATTCTTCACATTTGGCTTTTTGTTCGGATTTGCTCAGGTCTGTCATCTCAAGGACGGCGATGATGTTTTCTTCGACGGTCAGGGTCCTAAACACAGAAGCTTCTTGCGCCAAATAGCCAATGCCCAAACGCGCACGTTTGTACATGGGCAAATCGGTGATTTCTTTATCGTCGATATACACATGGCCGCTGTTGGGTTTGACAAGCCCCGTTGCCATGTAAAACGATGTCGTTTTACCTGCGCCGTTTGGCCCCAACAATCCAACAATTTCACCTTGCCCAACTTGGTAACTGACGTTGTTGTTAACAAGGCGTGAACCGTATTTTTTTATCAAATTTTCTGTTCTGAGAATCATAATTTTCTGTTCAACCTTCTTCAAATCGTATGTCTTTCAAATACAACTGTAACGTCGTCTTATCGCGAAACGTATTTTCTTCGATGGTATAAGCGATTGAAAATGGCTTGCCCGACATAAGTTTTGGGTAAAAATCGACCATGCCAAAGCCAATCGCGGTGTATTTGGTGGGGCCTTGGGGGCTGGGCTGAAACACTTCCAATTTTAAGTGCTTTTCTTTCATCAACGTCGGATTTCCGCTCATCCTCACTTGGTGACTCGCAAATACGGGCGTCATGTTTTCAGGGCCAAAAGGAGCCATCTGCTTGACGATGCTGTAAAATTTGGGTGTAATGGCGTTGAGATCCAAATCCATATCAATCTCAATCAACGGTGTAAGTTGCTCTGGCCGAATACGTTCAGTTACAATGTTATTGAACTTTTTGCGAAAAGCATCAACGTTCTCAACGGGCAATGAAAGCCCGGCGGCAAAGGTATGTCCCCCAAATTGTTCCAATAAATCGGAGCAGGCTTCGATGGCTTCATACACATCAAATCCTGGGACGGAGCGTGCCGAACCCGCCGCTTTGCCGTGTGAATTGGTCAGGATAACCGTTGGGCGGAAAAAATGTTCAATGCAGCGACTCGCCACAATTCCCACAACGCCTTTATGCCAATCTTCCTTATAAAGCACCGTACTGTTGGCCGACAGCATCCATTCGTCTTCACGAATCATGTTCAAGGCTTCGTCGGTAATACTGGTGTCAAAATTTCGGCGGTCGCTGTTGTGCTGATTAATTTCTTGGGCAAATGCCTCGGCTTCTGTTTTGTCTTTTGACAAAAGAAGTCGAACCGCCTCTTTGGCGTGCGCAATCCGCCCAGCGGCATTGATTCGTGGCGCCAGTCCGAAAACCACACTGTTGATGTCGAGTTCGTTGCGCAGTCCTGCCAGCGCCACGAGCGCATTGATGCCCGGGCGTTTGTGTTTATTAAGTTCTTTGAGGCCAAAAAAGGCCAACGCACGGTTTTCGCCCGTAATATGCACAATATCAGCGGCAATGCTGACGACCAATAAATCAAGCTGTTGATACAAGACCTCTTCATCACCCATTCCTTGTTCGCAAAGGGCTTGTAGGAGTTTAAACCCGACGCCGCAACCCGTCAACTCTTTATAAGGATAAGGGCAATCATCGCGTTTGGGGTCAAGAACGGCCACCGCAGGAGGAAGGTGCTGGTCGGGACGGTGGTGGTCACAAATGATAAAGTCGATGCCTCTACGTTGGGCTTCGGCTACTTTATCGGCCGATTTGATGCCACAGTCGAGGGTCACAATGAGCTTAACCCCTTGTTCTTCGGCATAATCGATTCCTTGCCACGAAACCCCATAGCCCTCAGTGTAACGGTCGGGAATGTAATATTCGAGCTGTGTGTAGTATTTTTTGAGAAAACCATAGAAGAGCGCCACCGATGTCGTGCCATCCACGTCGTAATCTCCATAAATGATGATTTTTTCGTTGTTTTCAAAAGCACGTAATAGTCTCGCCACGGCTTTGTCCATGTCCTTCATTAAGAAAGGGTTATGGAGATGAGCGAGCGAAGGTCTAAAAAAGTTTTTGGCCTCATCAAAAGTCCTAATCCCACGTTGCACAAGGAGTTGTCCCAAAAATGGATTGACATTGATGGATTTGGCAAGGGCTTCCGCTTGGATTTGTTGCGATTCTGAAAGTGTTGTTCGGAATGTCCAACGTTTGGTATTCATAGCTTGCAAAGTAACGAAAATATAGTCAATTCCGTTTAGATACCCCAGAATCTATTCCGAGTTCTTTAGATATTTTTAACATTCCCTTGCCAAAATAGGCTAGGGTTTTTACATTTGCTTTACGATGAATCCTGACCTCAAAAAATACCTCGCTCGACTTGCCTACTTGCGTAGCGCTTGTTCATTTGTTCCATAACGAGCAAGGTTAAAGCCCCTCTGTGGGTGACTCTTTTTCTTCCCAGTTTCATTCCAAAAATCAACAAACTACCATGCAAAATGTATTAATCATTGGCTTGGGGAAAGTAGGCTCATTGGTGGCTACTTTGCTCCACAAGCGTTTTAATGTCAAAGGTCTAGATAAGCGTAAGCCTAGCCGAAGCTTTGCTTTTGAGGTGATTGAAGGCGATGTAACCGACGAAGCCTTCATTGAACGTACCTTGTCGGAGTTTGACGCCGTTGTATCGTGTATGCCCTACAACCTCAACTTGCCGATTGCGCGGGCTGCCTTTAAAAACGGTATTCATTATTTTGACCTCACCGAAGATGTTCCTACCACAACGGCAATCAGAGAAATGGCCCACTCTCACCGTGCTGTGATGGCACCGCAATGTGGATTGGCACCTGGGTTAATTGGAATTGTGGGAGCTGATTTGGCCAAACGTTTTGAGCGCTTGCGTGATATTGAGCTTCGGGTGGGAGCATTGCCAAGGTACCCAAATGGGTTGCTGGGGTATTCTTTTACGTGGTCGCCTGCGGGGGTCATCAACGAATACATCAACGACGCTGAAGTGATTCATAACGGCGAGCGCAAAATGGTGTCGTCGTTGGATGGTATCGAAGTCATTAACATCGAAGGGCAGGAGTTTGAGTCGTTTAGCACGTCGGGAGGGCTAGGAACCATGTGTGAAACTTACCTTGGGAAAGTCGATACCCTCAACTACAAGACGATTCGCTACCCAGGTCACGCCAAGCTGATGCGTTTTATGCTGTACGAACTAATTATGAAAAACAACCGTCAGCAGCTGGAAGAAATCTTGACCGCGGCCAAACCACCCGTCAAAGAAGACGTGGTCTATGTATATGCCGTCGTGGAAGGTTGGCAGGCAGAGGGACTTGCGCGCGAAGAGTTTTATCGGGCGTATCATCCCATCGAAATAGATGGTGTGCATTGGCGGGCTATCTCGTGGACAACGGCGGCTTCGGTGGCGGCAGTGGTAGAGATGGTTGCCGATGGCACATTGCCGCAGCAGGGATTTATCAAACAAGAAGAGATACCATTTGAAGCTTTTTTAGCAACTACCAATGGTAGCTTTTTTAAAGAGTGATAAAGCGTATTTAAAAATATAGTGTCTTATAAGTGACTTTTAGACAGAGAGTTCCGTATATGATTGTAAAACGTTAATAAAAACCATTTCTAGATTCGAGTTAAAACCCTCATGGCAAAAAAAATAAATCGTCAGACTGCACTTCGTGCTTTAGTTGGAGTAGGCGGAACACTCCCCGTCTTGGGGCAAGAGCGTTCCAAAAAAGAGTTAAAAGAGTTTCAAGAAGAGTTTAGCGTGGCTTGGCGCCGTTCGCTCGACTATTCGTTGACGATTATTGGGCAAATGCCCGAAGAGCATTTGGACTTTCATTATACCCCCGAAGCCATGACTTTTCGTGGGCAGTTTGTGCACTGTATTGTGTTTACTGCCATGCAATTTGCGGGAAGGTTCGATATTCCCAACCCTTACGACGCCAAAAATGATTGGCAAAAACTATCAAAAAACCAACTCATCGACGAAATGAAGGGTTTTTACGCGTGGGTTGAAAAGGTAGTTGGCGAACTTCCCGCCGAACGACTTGCTCGTCACGAAGGGTATGCAGGTGGAAAAATTCAAGCGTGGCGTTTCTTCTACGCCATGGAAAACCATATTATTCACCACCGTGGACAAGCAATTTGTTACTTACGTCTGAAAGGTATTACTCCTGAAGGATACGTAGGTTGGTAGGTGTAATCTTGGTATGTTAAACCTAGTAAATTGATTTTTAGTAGGTTTAATTATGAGTTTTTAGTATAGTATGTATATATGTATAGTATTTTTATTTAACAATTAATTACCCATGAACCAAAGTTTATTAAAGTTTCGCCAAAGAATAAAGCTAACCGTTGCGTTGGTTTTTTACGTTCAATTCGTGTTTTCCCAAAACCTAGTGGTTTGGGAATTATCAGGAGCGACGGGGAGTCAAACAAGTAATACCCCTTCAACCCTTACAACTGGGATAAATTCGGGTCTCTTAAACCGTGGAGCAGGTATCACAGCCGTTACAAATTCGGGGTCTATCAATGCCAATGGCTGGTTTAGTTCTACTGCGCCAACCACACTGACCGATGCAATAACCAACAACGATTATTACCAATTTAGCCTCACCATTGCAGACGGTTATAAAGCAAAACTGACGGGGGTTGGGCTTGTACTTCGCTCATCGAATACGGGACCAAACAAGGTAACTTTACGAAGTAGTATTGATAATTTTGCGACGGATTTGGGAAGTGCAATAGTGACCACCGACGCTCTTTGGGAAACAATCACATTTGCCAACGCGTTGACCAACGTTGAAGGTACGATTACCTTTCGACTATATGGTTATGGTTCGGCAGCTAATGCGGGCTCAAATCCTGGATTAACAGGAACGCTACGAATTGGTGCAGGGGCAATTGCGGCTGATAATGATTTGATAATCGTAGGAACGGTTGCCCCAACCGTAAGCCTGGCAGCCAGTAGCACTTCGGGAAGTGAAGCGGATAAAACTGAAATAACCTTGACGGCAACAACCACCTCTAATGTAGCAGGTGACCAAACGGTGGAAGTAGCTGTTTCGGGAACGGGAGTTACAACGGGCGACTACACTTTATCGGCGGCCAAAATAACGATTCTGAATGGTACAAACTCAGGAAGTATCACCTTCAAAGTTGTCGATGACTTTATTGCAGAAAATACCGAAATAGCCACCCTTACTGCCATCAATCCTTCTTCGGGGATTAGTTTGGGTGAAACTACTTCGCAAATGATTACGATTACTGACAATGATGTTTCAGGTATTAATTTGACAGAATCGGGAGGTTCTACGAAGGTAAAAGAGGGGGCAGAAATGGATAGCTATACAATTGTACTCAAAAGTGAACCTATGGCGAATGTTACGATTAACATCACTTCGGGAGGACAAACTACTACGAACCCAACCAATGTTGTTTTTACGCCTGCCAACTGGAATGTTGCTCAAACAGTGACAGTTACGGCGGTGGACGATGCCCTGATTGAAGGTAATCATACGGAAACAATTATACAGACAACGAGCAGTGAAGATGCAAATTATAACGGAGTTGTTATGCCATCAATGACGGTGACAATTGCAGACAACGATGAAGCGTTTGATTGTCCAACATTAATTGCTACAAGCAGTAAAAATGTAGAAATATGTTCAGGTGACAATTCGACGGATATTTCCTTGACTTCTACTCGAAATGATTTGGAGGTAAAACTTGTCTATTTTACCTCGGCTCAGACAGGTACAGCCATGTATTCGGGAGGTACTTCGCTCGGGAGTTCGTTGACGCCTACGGGGGCAAGTTCTCCCTATCTTCTCAGTTTTAATGACTTGACTTTTCCACTCAACACGACAGGAGAAGCGATTAACTATTACGTGTATGCCATTCTTGACGTAGCAGATGCCCAATTGACCGAAATGACATGCCGACCTTACCTTTCTTTTGAAGTAACAATCAAGCCTCTGGTGACAACTTCGGTGGTAATTTCATCAGATGATTCAGACAATAACATCATTGTGGGAACAACTGTAAACTTTACGGCAGTAGCAACCAATGGAGGCGATGCGCCGAGTTTTCAATGGAAGAAAAACAACCAAAACGTAGGTACCTCTAATTCTACTTATACGGATGCTCAACTGGTAGATGGTGATGTGATTAGCTGCGTTTTGACAAGCAATGCCACCTGCCCCGCTTCTACGACGGCGACCAGTAATGAAATAAGCATAAAAGTGACTCCCGCTGAGGTGGAATGTGGACTCCCAACGGTTTTTGAAGTAACAGGCGGTGGAAGTTTTTGCGCTGGTGGAGATGGTGTAGAAATAGGGTTAGCTAGTTCTGAAACGGGAGTAAAATACCAATTAAAAAAAGGAGATGACAATGTAAACGCCCCCATTGAAGGCACGGGAAGTGCAATTTCGTTTGGAAAAATAGCGATTGCAGGAACGTACACCGTTGTCGCAACGCGCACAATTGAAGCATCCTTGGGCAATTGTAACATTGGTATGGAAGGCAGTGCGGCTATCGCGTTCAATGAGCCCATCAATGCGAGTATTTCGGGAAACAGTGAAGTTTGTAAAAATTCACCGTCACCATCGGTAACGTTTTCGGCGACGGGTGGAACGAGCCCATATACTTTTGTTTACTCGCTCAATGGAGAACCAAACCAAACAACCACAACTTCAACGATATCAGTCCCAACAAGCACTACAGGGGTATTTACCTATACGTTGGTAAGTGTGACGGATGCCAATGGTTGCACTGGAACAGTGAGTAATACAACTGCCAAAATTTCGGTGGTGGGTGCCCCTCGCATAACTCTTTCTGTGCTACAAACGACTGTTAACGAAGGAACTTCTCAAGTTTTTTGTGATACCGATTCGAATCCTGTGAACCTTTTACAGTTTACGGTTTCGGGTTTGTGCGTTTCGGGTTCGCTTGTTGTTTGGCGTGTGCAAGTTGGCAATGGCGCTTGGAGCGATTGGTCAGGCACCTCACCAGTTTCCCAATTGTCTAATAACCAACCTTACCGTTACCAAGCCGCGTGTGATATTAATTGTCCTGCTACATTTACAAGTCCAATGGAGGTTACAATCAACCAGCGTGCTTCTGTTCCTCAAGCGGTTTCTCTAACGGCAGATGGGGTCAACGTTGCGGCTGGTGAAACCAAGGAAGTGTGTAGCTCGGCCAGCCAAGGGCTATTATTTCATGCCACTTGTGCGGTTGGAGAGGTGATTCTGTACTCAGTTGATG contains:
- the recJ gene encoding single-stranded-DNA-specific exonuclease RecJ, encoding MNTKRWTFRTTLSESQQIQAEALAKSINVNPFLGQLLVQRGIRTFDEAKNFFRPSLAHLHNPFLMKDMDKAVARLLRAFENNEKIIIYGDYDVDGTTSVALFYGFLKKYYTQLEYYIPDRYTEGYGVSWQGIDYAEEQGVKLIVTLDCGIKSADKVAEAQRRGIDFIICDHHRPDQHLPPAVAVLDPKRDDCPYPYKELTGCGVGFKLLQALCEQGMGDEEVLYQQLDLLVVSIAADIVHITGENRALAFFGLKELNKHKRPGINALVALAGLRNELDINSVVFGLAPRINAAGRIAHAKEAVRLLLSKDKTEAEAFAQEINQHNSDRRNFDTSITDEALNMIREDEWMLSANSTVLYKEDWHKGVVGIVASRCIEHFFRPTVILTNSHGKAAGSARSVPGFDVYEAIEACSDLLEQFGGHTFAAGLSLPVENVDAFRKKFNNIVTERIRPEQLTPLIEIDMDLDLNAITPKFYSIVKQMAPFGPENMTPVFASHQVRMSGNPTLMKEKHLKLEVFQPSPQGPTKYTAIGFGMVDFYPKLMSGKPFSIAYTIEENTFRDKTTLQLYLKDIRFEEG
- a CDS encoding DUF4199 domain-containing protein, with the translated sequence MEQQPTTARAALKWGAISGIGSMIFSTLIYVTGQVTNPGLAWMGIIIPILAMVMGMKEFRAQNGGFMSYGQGLGIGTLLSGIGGFLAGVYNYIYNEFVDPTLRQQILDKTREDLENRGMDDAQIDAAIEMSAKFSTPGITFALGIFMAILIGFIISLIVSAIMKKDKPFDFE
- the lptB gene encoding LPS export ABC transporter ATP-binding protein — translated: MILRTENLIKKYGSRLVNNNVSYQVGQGEIVGLLGPNGAGKTTSFYMATGLVKPNSGHVYIDDKEITDLPMYKRARLGIGYLAQEASVFRTLTVEENIIAVLEMTDLSKSEQKAKCEELLEEFSLTHVRKNKGMVLSGGERRRTEIARCLAVDPKFILLDEPFAGVDPIAVEDIQTIVSKLKFKNIGILITDHNVSETLSITDRAYLLFEGKILKQGTPEELAADPQVRRLYLGQSFELKRKLQD
- the gldF gene encoding gliding motility-associated ABC transporter permease subunit GldF, whose protein sequence is MFAIFQKEINAFFSSLTAYIVMAVFLTAVGLLMWVFPDTNILNYGYADLSSFFSLTPFVLLFLVPAVTMRSLAEEFRNGTIELLLTKPLSDWNLVLGKFLADWVLIILTLAPTLLYYFTVYQLGNPVGNIDAGAVFGSYIGLLLLGAVFVAVGLWTSSLSDNQIVAFVLGVFVSFLLFAGIGAVAKLDFWGSLSYPISWISLDQQYADLGRGLVDSRNVIYLVSVAALFLWLTQGQVHRKRK
- a CDS encoding DinB family protein, with product MAKKINRQTALRALVGVGGTLPVLGQERSKKELKEFQEEFSVAWRRSLDYSLTIIGQMPEEHLDFHYTPEAMTFRGQFVHCIVFTAMQFAGRFDIPNPYDAKNDWQKLSKNQLIDEMKGFYAWVEKVVGELPAERLARHEGYAGGKIQAWRFFYAMENHIIHHRGQAICYLRLKGITPEGYVGW
- a CDS encoding T9SS type A sorting domain-containing protein; protein product: MNQSLLKFRQRIKLTVALVFYVQFVFSQNLVVWELSGATGSQTSNTPSTLTTGINSGLLNRGAGITAVTNSGSINANGWFSSTAPTTLTDAITNNDYYQFSLTIADGYKAKLTGVGLVLRSSNTGPNKVTLRSSIDNFATDLGSAIVTTDALWETITFANALTNVEGTITFRLYGYGSAANAGSNPGLTGTLRIGAGAIAADNDLIIVGTVAPTVSLAASSTSGSEADKTEITLTATTTSNVAGDQTVEVAVSGTGVTTGDYTLSAAKITILNGTNSGSITFKVVDDFIAENTEIATLTAINPSSGISLGETTSQMITITDNDVSGINLTESGGSTKVKEGAEMDSYTIVLKSEPMANVTINITSGGQTTTNPTNVVFTPANWNVAQTVTVTAVDDALIEGNHTETIIQTTSSEDANYNGVVMPSMTVTIADNDEAFDCPTLIATSSKNVEICSGDNSTDISLTSTRNDLEVKLVYFTSAQTGTAMYSGGTSLGSSLTPTGASSPYLLSFNDLTFPLNTTGEAINYYVYAILDVADAQLTEMTCRPYLSFEVTIKPLVTTSVVISSDDSDNNIIVGTTVNFTAVATNGGDAPSFQWKKNNQNVGTSNSTYTDAQLVDGDVISCVLTSNATCPASTTATSNEISIKVTPAEVECGLPTVFEVTGGGSFCAGGDGVEIGLASSETGVKYQLKKGDDNVNAPIEGTGSAISFGKIAIAGTYTVVATRTIEASLGNCNIGMEGSAAIAFNEPINASISGNSEVCKNSPSPSVTFSATGGTSPYTFVYSLNGEPNQTTTTSTISVPTSTTGVFTYTLVSVTDANGCTGTVSNTTAKISVVGAPRITLSVLQTTVNEGTSQVFCDTDSNPVNLLQFTVSGLCVSGSLVVWRVQVGNGAWSDWSGTSPVSQLSNNQPYRYQAACDINCPATFTSPMEVTINQRASVPQAVSLTADGVNVAAGETKEVCSSASQGLLFHATCAVGEVILYSVDGGEYSATIPMALIDNQFHNYRVRCRKSDGTASCVESESGVMRLKLVAMPAAPTAALSSTVSCQAGANFSGQASCGNLKTVWYNALTEAALPNLPATVPAVTTSYYVRCQTENGCLSGKSNVVTFTVNPVHIAPVVTVSQASVCMGTTVTVSANCPAGSSTFWNTGVTSPSFEVSFNNVTKQSYWAKCIFEGGCQSLESAHQDIRWNAFVLTLINLGQSQSAVKPTNNRDDWKNNFIGRDGGAELEQSTQQNPTLYFVENTNKTAPRYWTINVDACGLGTGGSLTFDLLATPEMGVIRSYNTHENNAPYFMYANREGWTELYGPNHPAYGFYEDNGSGGNIYDAGLPKGLYKLGVRYWDMKGWGSIYPATRKPQGNVLAYQEYWFRIQSKDGVGVGGAREEANGKEQGSDRRTAIIPPLGRYAARGRGLTVLPNPVTNILRLQVQDSKGQLVQTTLTDVSGREILSRLFVPETNKHHEEIATEGLESGVYFLKVAVNNQQTTLKVVKVQ
- a CDS encoding saccharopine dehydrogenase C-terminal domain-containing protein — translated: MQNVLIIGLGKVGSLVATLLHKRFNVKGLDKRKPSRSFAFEVIEGDVTDEAFIERTLSEFDAVVSCMPYNLNLPIARAAFKNGIHYFDLTEDVPTTTAIREMAHSHRAVMAPQCGLAPGLIGIVGADLAKRFERLRDIELRVGALPRYPNGLLGYSFTWSPAGVINEYINDAEVIHNGERKMVSSLDGIEVINIEGQEFESFSTSGGLGTMCETYLGKVDTLNYKTIRYPGHAKLMRFMLYELIMKNNRQQLEEILTAAKPPVKEDVVYVYAVVEGWQAEGLAREEFYRAYHPIEIDGVHWRAISWTTAASVAAVVEMVADGTLPQQGFIKQEEIPFEAFLATTNGSFFKE